One Cricetulus griseus strain 17A/GY chromosome 5, alternate assembly CriGri-PICRH-1.0, whole genome shotgun sequence genomic window carries:
- the LOC100759128 gene encoding olfactory receptor 6K6 translates to MTHLVANQNQTMVIEFVFSVFPPLYEGGLLFFILLLLVYTFIISGNLVIFVVVQLDMALHTPMYFFISVLSFLEIWYTTTTIPKMLSSLASEKKTISLAGCLMQMYFFHSLGITEGCVLTAMSIDRYIAICYPLRYPTIMTSRLCIQLTAGSCFCGFLLVLPEIAWIATLPFCGSNKIHQIFCDFTPVLSLACTDTSLVVIVDVIHAVEILASFLVIALSYIRIIVVILGMPSAEGRHKAFSTCAAHLAVFLLFFGSVAVMYLRFSATYSVFWDTVIAVTFVILAPFLNPIIYSLRNKEMKDAIGRLFQQKRNGGVQK, encoded by the coding sequence ATGACCCATTTGGTGGCCAACCAGAATCAAACTATGGTGATTGAGTTTGTCTTCTCTGTATTCCCACCTCTGTACGAAGGTGGCCTCCTGTTTTTCATTCTCTTGCTTCTTGTCTATACATTCATCATATCAGGGAAcctagttatttttgttgttgtccagCTGGACATGGCcctgcacacacccatgtacttcttcatCAGTGTGTTGTCCTTCCTGGAGATCTGGTATACCACAACTACCATCCCCAAGATGCTCTCCAGCCTAGCCAGCGAGAAGAAGACCATCTCCCTAGCGGGCTGCCTCATGCAGATGTACTTTTTCCACTCATTGGGTATCACAGAAGGCTGTGTCCTGACAGCCATGTCTATTGACAGGTATATAGCTATCTGCTATCCTCTCCGTTACCCAACCATCATGACTTCTAGACTTTGTATCCAACTAACAGCCGGGTCCTGCTTCTGTGGCTTCCTTCTCGTACTTCCTGAGATTGCATGGATTGCCACTTTGCCTTTCTGTGGCTCCAACAAGATCCATCAGATCTTCTGTGATTTCACACCTGTGCTCAGTTTGGCCTGTACAGATACATCTCTGGTGGTCATTGTGGATGTCATCCATGCAGTAGAGATTCTGGCCTCTTTCCTTGTAATTGCCCTGTCCTATATCCGGATTATTGTGGTGATTTTGGGGATGCCCTCAGCAGAAGGGAGACACAAGGCTTTCTCTACTTGTGCTGCCCACCTTgctgttttcttgctgttttttggCAGTGTGGCTGTCATGTATTTGAGATTCTCTGCCACCTATTCAGTCTTCTGGGACACTGTAATTGCTGTCACTTTTGTTATCCTTGCCCCATTTCTCAACCCCATCATTTATAGTCtaagaaacaaggaaatgaaagatgCTATTGGGAGGCTCTTTCAGCAGAAGAGAAATGGTGGGGTTCAGAAATAG
- the LOC100751839 gene encoding olfactory receptor 6K3, with amino-acid sequence MDKENQTKVTEFYFSDFPQLESGGLLFFILLLCIYMFIVVGNSMIFLAVQLDVHLHNPMYSFISIFSFLEICYTTVTIPRMLYNLVSTEKTISFIGCLLQIYFFHSFGVTESLVLTIMAIDRYVAICNPLRYAIIISPQLCTQLSTGSFILGFLMLLPEIVWISTLPFCGPNHIHQLFCDLEPVLLLACTDTSMILVEDVIHAISILTCVSIITLSYLRIITVVLRFPSGESRQKAFSTCTAHITIFLLFFGSVALMYLRFSVTFQPLLEKIIALMFAVLAPFFNPIIYSLRNKDMKDAIKKIFCSQKIFTISGS; translated from the coding sequence ATGGATAAGGAGAATCAGACAAAGgtgacagaattttatttttctgatttcccTCAGCTTGAAAGTGGTGGCCTCTTATTCTTCATCCTTCTGCTCTGTATTTACATGTTCATTGTTGTTGGAAACTCCATGATCTTTTTGGCTGTGCAGCTGGATGTCCACCTGCACAATCCCATGTACAGTTTCATCAGCATCTTTTCCTTCCTGGAGATTTGCTACACCACAGTGACCATTCCCAGAATGCTCTACAACCTAGTCAGCACAGAGAAAACCATCTCCTTCATTGGTTGCCtgctacagatttattttttccattcctttGGAGTCACAGAAAGCTTGGTCCTCACAATCATGGCCATCGACAGGTATGTTGCCATCTGTAACCCACTCCGCTATGCAATCATTATCAGTCCGCAGCTGTGCACGCAGCTTTCCACAGGCTCCTTCATCCTTGGCTTCCTCATGCTCCTCCCAGAGATTGTGTGGATATCTACCCTGCCCTTCTGTGGCCCCAATCACATCCACCAGCTCTTCTGTGACTTGGAACCTGTACTTCTCTTAGCATGTACCGACACCTCTATGATTCTGGTTGAAGATGTCATCCATGCTATCTCCATCCTGACCTGTGTCTCTATCATCACCCTTTCCTATTTAAGAATCATCACTGTGGTCCTGAGGTTCCCATCTGGTGAGAGCCGTCAGAAGGCATTCTCCACGTGCACAGCCCACATCActattttcttgctgttttttggCAGTGTGGCTCTCATGTACCTGCGCTTCTCTGTCACTTTCCAGCCACTACTGGAGAAGATCATCGCACTAATGTTTGCTGTCCTTGCCCCGTTTTTCAATCCTATAATCTATAGCCTGAGGAACAAAGATATGAAAGATGCcattaagaaaatattctgttCTCAAAAGATATTCACTATCTCTGGGAGCTAA